The following coding sequences lie in one Alicyclobacillus curvatus genomic window:
- a CDS encoding FAD-binding oxidoreductase, with the protein MTRFDGTEAPHDIQDILSEIFDDSARGLIENGNDLLQSGQSRAVVWVEPDDETQMADVFSMASEHAWKVAIVGAGTQLAAGRPGESVDVVVRTSRMNRVLEFAPGDLVVTVQPGVRLEDLQAVLAGEGKMLPLDPWVNEKATIGGIAASGISGPRRALYGTVRDMAIGLRVVYPDGQVIRTGGKVVKNVAGYDLTKLFIGSYGTLGAMSELTFKLRPAPLHRETVLLYGTLEQITRVQRRLLTSVLIPSRAEAIYREAEWVLAVDCDENETSARYQTDQLFTLAKSEGMSCDVRRGDDADNWWTHARRLAFDASLVVRVSVPPTEWAVLADTVSQLAQRLKERHEAGAKREFLADDLTMRYGEMVDRREPFDIIHTFGVTVGVGRIFLTGISEQEGVDTVAKLYESTKRRGGTAVVERADYGIRQRIDELRDVAATRGLFQRIKQQIDPGCVLREGIHAGGI; encoded by the coding sequence GTGACGCGTTTCGATGGAACGGAAGCTCCTCACGACATCCAGGACATCTTGTCAGAAATTTTTGATGATAGCGCTAGGGGTCTGATAGAAAACGGGAACGATTTGCTGCAAAGCGGGCAATCAAGAGCGGTTGTGTGGGTTGAGCCGGACGACGAAACACAGATGGCAGATGTGTTCAGCATGGCGAGCGAACACGCGTGGAAGGTCGCCATCGTTGGCGCAGGGACGCAATTGGCCGCTGGCCGACCGGGAGAGTCGGTCGACGTGGTGGTACGTACGTCCCGGATGAACCGCGTCTTGGAGTTTGCACCGGGGGATTTGGTGGTAACTGTGCAGCCTGGTGTGAGGCTCGAAGACTTGCAAGCGGTGCTTGCCGGGGAAGGGAAAATGCTCCCACTCGACCCTTGGGTCAATGAGAAGGCGACAATCGGCGGCATTGCAGCTTCTGGCATCAGTGGACCGAGGCGGGCTCTCTATGGCACGGTTCGCGACATGGCGATTGGGCTGCGGGTGGTATACCCCGACGGACAGGTCATCCGCACCGGGGGCAAGGTCGTCAAAAACGTCGCCGGGTACGACCTGACAAAGCTGTTCATCGGATCGTACGGAACTCTTGGGGCCATGTCTGAACTGACCTTCAAGCTGCGGCCTGCGCCGCTCCATCGTGAAACAGTGCTGCTGTATGGCACTCTGGAGCAAATTACCCGCGTTCAGCGCAGATTACTCACATCCGTGTTGATTCCGTCACGTGCAGAGGCCATCTATCGAGAGGCAGAGTGGGTACTCGCAGTGGATTGCGATGAGAATGAAACTTCAGCCCGGTATCAGACAGACCAACTGTTTACCCTCGCAAAATCTGAAGGTATGTCCTGTGACGTGCGCAGAGGTGATGACGCGGACAACTGGTGGACCCATGCACGGCGCTTGGCATTTGACGCGAGCCTCGTGGTTCGAGTGTCCGTGCCGCCAACAGAGTGGGCAGTCCTTGCTGACACGGTCAGTCAACTTGCGCAGAGGCTAAAAGAGCGTCATGAGGCTGGAGCAAAAAGGGAATTCCTTGCTGATGACCTTACTATGCGGTACGGAGAAATGGTTGACCGTCGTGAACCTTTTGATATAATCCACACCTTTGGCGTGACCGTCGGGGTAGGGCGCATTTTTCTCACAGGTATCTCGGAGCAAGAGGGTGTGGATACCGTTGCAAAGTTGTACGAGTCGACCAAGCGACGCGGTGGCACTGCCGTCGTTGAGCGAGCGGACTACGGCATCAGGCAGCGCATTGACGAGCTTCGAGATGTTGCTGCCACGCGAGGGCTGTTTCAGCGCATCAAGCAACAAATCGACCCAGGTTGCGTACTGCGCGAAGGAATCCATGCGGGGGGAATTTGA
- a CDS encoding L-lactate permease: protein MFHQLLLPVSGSTLLSFLLGMVPILVVLVLLGIVKAPAWISALSGLVIGFIIALSVWKIPTHLALSSLGNGMVFALWPVMWIVFAAMWLYNLSQRTGSFDQFRRWMYHYATADRRIQVLIIAFSFGALMEGIAGFGTPVAIASALLVGLGFPVLDAVVYTLIFDTAPVAFGALGVPIVTLGAVTNLHVGALSAMVGRQLPIFAFILPFYVILVMGGWKALKGVWPVSLVAGLSYSVTQFLVSNFVGPALPDVLAALVSLICIVGFTRVWHPKDTGNYQSYAHTNAAMESAATAERDVESAGAWRGWVPWLTVTVVVIVWTFLKIAGIGQQNVKWPGLNNQVYLTLYHKAYAAVWSFQPLGTGTAILAAVIISALFLRASVKDFWLAAADAWRQLVFPIITVMCIVGLAYLYNYSGMAYTLGIAVAALGALFPFFSGFLGWIACFLSGSDTSSNALFGNLQVVAANKLNLNPYLMAATNSSGAVMSKMISPQNVTTGVSTGELRGKEGLVIRKTFIHSIILTVILGILVVLQAHGLSGMVPKG from the coding sequence TTGTTCCACCAATTGCTGCTGCCTGTCAGTGGATCGACGCTGTTGTCGTTCCTCCTTGGAATGGTTCCCATCCTGGTCGTGTTGGTCCTGCTCGGTATCGTGAAGGCTCCGGCCTGGATCTCTGCTTTGTCCGGTCTCGTGATTGGCTTCATTATCGCACTGTCGGTCTGGAAGATTCCTACCCACCTTGCTTTATCTTCACTCGGAAATGGTATGGTGTTTGCACTCTGGCCAGTCATGTGGATTGTATTTGCAGCAATGTGGCTATATAACTTGAGCCAACGGACCGGCTCGTTCGACCAGTTCCGGCGTTGGATGTATCACTACGCGACGGCAGACAGGCGCATCCAGGTACTGATTATTGCTTTTAGTTTTGGTGCTTTGATGGAAGGCATCGCTGGATTTGGCACGCCCGTCGCGATTGCGTCTGCGCTCCTCGTCGGGCTTGGTTTTCCCGTCCTTGATGCAGTCGTCTATACACTCATTTTCGATACGGCGCCCGTGGCCTTCGGAGCTCTCGGTGTCCCGATTGTCACTCTTGGTGCAGTAACGAACCTGCACGTAGGCGCGCTCTCCGCGATGGTCGGTCGACAGTTGCCGATTTTCGCATTTATTCTTCCGTTCTACGTCATCCTCGTGATGGGCGGCTGGAAGGCGTTAAAGGGAGTTTGGCCTGTATCGCTGGTGGCTGGCCTGTCCTACAGCGTCACGCAGTTCCTTGTTTCTAACTTCGTCGGTCCCGCATTGCCTGACGTCTTAGCCGCTCTCGTGTCGCTCATCTGTATCGTCGGATTTACGCGCGTCTGGCATCCCAAAGACACTGGGAATTATCAGTCCTACGCACACACGAATGCAGCAATGGAAAGCGCAGCAACGGCAGAACGTGACGTAGAGAGTGCCGGTGCGTGGCGCGGTTGGGTGCCGTGGCTGACCGTGACGGTGGTTGTCATCGTGTGGACCTTCCTCAAAATTGCCGGCATCGGACAACAGAATGTGAAGTGGCCCGGACTAAACAACCAAGTCTATCTGACTTTGTATCACAAGGCATATGCTGCCGTTTGGAGTTTTCAACCGCTTGGTACAGGTACAGCTATCCTCGCCGCGGTCATCATCAGCGCACTGTTTCTGCGCGCAAGCGTGAAAGATTTCTGGCTGGCTGCTGCGGATGCGTGGCGGCAACTGGTGTTCCCGATTATCACCGTCATGTGTATCGTCGGCTTAGCGTACCTCTACAACTACTCTGGCATGGCCTACACGCTTGGAATTGCAGTGGCTGCTCTCGGTGCCTTGTTCCCGTTTTTCTCCGGATTTCTCGGTTGGATTGCCTGCTTCCTGTCAGGCTCGGACACGTCGTCGAACGCCTTGTTCGGCAACCTGCAGGTCGTCGCCGCCAACAAGCTCAACCTCAACCCATACTTGATGGCTGCAACCAATTCGAGCGGTGCGGTCATGAGCAAGATGATTTCTCCGCAAAACGTTACAACGGGTGTTTCTACAGGTGAACTGCGTGGTAAAGAAGGATTGGTCATTCGTAAAACATTTATCCACAGCATTATCCTGACCGTCATCTTGGGTATCCTGGTCGTCCTGCAGGCGCATGGACTTAGCGGAATGGTGCCGAAGGGCTGA
- the aceB gene encoding malate synthase A, translated as MADAYQAPHGVTIQGSYTQEYADILTPDALDFVVGLERTFGARRKSLLLARKEREEQIQAGRLPDFLPETAHVRTGDWTVDPIPADLQDRRVEITGPSSDPKMVINAFNSGAKCFMADFEDANSPTWHNTISGQVNLKAAIRRTIQYTSPEGKHYTLNPDIATLIVRPRGWHLVEKHVLVDGEPVSGSLFDFGLYFFHNARALLSNHSGPYFYLPKLESHLEARLWNDVFTYAEAHLDIPHGTIKATVLIETILATFEMDEILYELRHHAAGLNCGRWDYIFSYIKKFRHQPEMILPDRSQVTMTVPFMRAYTLFTIQTCHRRNAFAIGGMAAQIPIKNDPVANEDALMKVRIDKEREAGDGHDGTWVAHPGLVPVAMEVFNRLMPQANQVDRKRADVTVYAADLLAVPEGTITEAGLRTNVSVGIQYIAAWLKGSGAVPIFNLMEDAATAEISRAQVWQWMHHPKGITADGRKVTVDLFRQTALEELANIRKSVGDDAYETGGCEAAAELFDSLTVTDDFVDFLTLPGYDLL; from the coding sequence ATGGCTGACGCTTACCAAGCGCCTCACGGTGTCACGATTCAAGGAAGCTACACACAGGAATATGCGGACATTCTGACGCCAGACGCACTCGACTTTGTGGTTGGACTGGAACGGACATTTGGCGCTCGGAGAAAATCATTGCTGCTTGCGCGAAAGGAGCGAGAGGAACAGATACAAGCGGGCCGCCTTCCCGATTTTCTGCCCGAGACCGCCCATGTTCGAACTGGAGACTGGACAGTTGACCCCATTCCAGCCGATCTTCAGGACCGACGTGTCGAAATTACCGGACCAAGCAGTGACCCGAAAATGGTGATTAACGCCTTCAACTCAGGTGCCAAGTGTTTCATGGCCGATTTTGAAGACGCAAACTCTCCCACTTGGCACAACACAATTTCCGGACAGGTAAATCTAAAAGCGGCTATTCGTCGCACCATCCAGTACACGAGTCCGGAAGGCAAGCACTATACGCTCAACCCCGATATTGCAACATTGATTGTTCGCCCTCGCGGTTGGCACCTTGTCGAAAAGCATGTTCTTGTCGACGGGGAACCGGTATCGGGCAGTTTATTCGACTTTGGGCTGTATTTCTTCCACAATGCACGCGCCCTTCTCAGTAATCACTCAGGACCCTATTTTTATTTGCCAAAGCTTGAAAGCCATCTTGAAGCGCGGTTGTGGAATGACGTATTCACATACGCAGAGGCGCACCTCGACATCCCGCACGGCACGATTAAAGCAACCGTACTCATCGAAACTATCCTGGCCACGTTTGAAATGGACGAAATTCTCTATGAACTGCGTCATCACGCCGCCGGGCTCAACTGCGGACGCTGGGACTACATCTTTAGCTACATTAAAAAATTCCGCCATCAACCTGAAATGATTCTGCCAGACCGCAGTCAGGTCACTATGACGGTCCCTTTCATGCGGGCATATACCTTGTTTACCATACAAACCTGTCATCGCCGCAATGCGTTTGCGATTGGCGGCATGGCGGCACAAATCCCGATTAAGAACGACCCTGTCGCAAACGAAGACGCCCTCATGAAGGTACGCATCGACAAGGAACGAGAAGCTGGGGACGGGCACGACGGGACATGGGTTGCGCACCCTGGGCTGGTACCGGTGGCGATGGAGGTGTTTAATCGACTGATGCCGCAGGCGAATCAAGTAGATCGCAAGCGCGCCGATGTCACGGTGTATGCGGCTGACTTGCTGGCGGTACCGGAAGGTACGATTACAGAAGCGGGACTGCGCACCAATGTTAGCGTTGGCATCCAGTACATCGCAGCCTGGCTGAAAGGGTCTGGTGCAGTCCCTATCTTTAACCTGATGGAGGACGCTGCTACCGCCGAAATCTCACGTGCCCAGGTGTGGCAATGGATGCATCATCCGAAGGGGATAACGGCCGATGGTCGAAAAGTTACTGTCGACTTGTTCCGCCAGACCGCTCTTGAAGAACTCGCCAACATACGCAAAAGTGTTGGCGACGATGCATACGAAACAGGCGGCTGTGAAGCTGCAGCGGAACTGTTTGACAGCCTGACCGTCACAGATGACTTTGTCGATTTTCTGACGTTGCCGGGGTATGACCTTCTGTAA
- a CDS encoding glutamine--tRNA ligase/YqeY domain fusion protein, whose protein sequence is MENTSSSSDFIRETISEDLTAGRVTEVVTRFPPEPNGYLHIGHAKAIYINFGVAEDYGGKTNLRFDDTNPLKEDAEYVSAIKEDVAWLGCKWDGLFFASDYFEEMYQRALLLIRKGMAYVDDQSADEVRETRGTLTEPGQNSPFRNRTVEENLDLFERMRKGEFEDGQKVLRAKIDMTSPNVNLRDPVLYRISHAVHHNTGDKWCIYPMYAYAHPLEDAIEGVTHSLCTLEFKDQRPLYDWVVRECEMPHVPHQYEFGRLNVSNTVTSKRYLKKLVDDKLVDGWDDPRMPTVSGLRRRGFTPEAIRSFIEELGITVSGGEVDYKLLEHHVRQDLNLRAPRTMAVIRPLKVVITNYPEGQVEWLEVKLNPEVPEMGTTKVPFSREVYIEQEDFMEVPPPKYHRLYPGNEVRLKDAYFVTCNEVIKDEQGNVVELHCTYDPETKSGSGFNGRKVKGTIHWVSCESAIPAEIRLYEPLLKEDADDDAAFEDRMNPDSLQIAHGYIGVDLKDAQPQDKFQFIRQGFFNVDPKDTTPNHKVFNLIVSLKSSFKIEQPKL, encoded by the coding sequence ATGGAGAACACATCGAGTTCATCCGACTTCATTCGAGAAACCATCAGCGAAGATTTGACGGCAGGACGCGTTACAGAAGTCGTCACACGGTTCCCCCCTGAACCGAATGGATATCTGCACATTGGACACGCAAAAGCCATTTACATCAACTTTGGGGTTGCAGAGGACTACGGCGGCAAAACAAACCTCCGCTTCGACGATACCAATCCGCTCAAAGAAGACGCCGAGTACGTCAGCGCCATTAAAGAAGACGTAGCGTGGCTTGGCTGCAAGTGGGACGGGCTGTTTTTTGCATCAGATTACTTCGAAGAGATGTACCAACGCGCTCTTTTGCTGATTCGAAAAGGGATGGCGTATGTCGATGACCAGTCTGCGGATGAGGTCCGTGAAACGCGCGGCACTTTGACCGAACCCGGGCAAAACAGTCCCTTCCGTAACCGCACGGTCGAAGAAAACCTTGACCTGTTCGAGCGCATGCGCAAAGGGGAGTTTGAGGACGGTCAAAAGGTTCTGCGCGCGAAAATTGACATGACTTCGCCGAACGTAAACCTGCGCGATCCGGTGCTCTACCGCATCTCCCATGCTGTGCACCACAATACCGGAGACAAGTGGTGCATTTATCCGATGTATGCATATGCCCATCCGCTTGAGGACGCCATTGAAGGCGTGACTCACTCTCTTTGCACGCTGGAATTTAAAGACCAGCGTCCGCTCTACGACTGGGTGGTCAGAGAATGCGAGATGCCGCACGTGCCTCATCAATACGAGTTCGGCAGGTTAAACGTGAGCAACACCGTCACAAGCAAGAGGTACCTCAAAAAACTCGTCGATGACAAACTTGTCGACGGCTGGGATGACCCTCGGATGCCGACGGTTTCAGGGCTGCGCAGACGTGGGTTCACACCTGAGGCGATTCGGTCGTTTATCGAGGAACTAGGCATTACTGTGTCCGGGGGCGAGGTCGATTACAAGCTGCTCGAACACCACGTGCGACAGGATTTGAACCTACGCGCACCGCGCACCATGGCTGTCATCCGCCCCCTGAAGGTGGTCATTACGAACTACCCCGAAGGTCAAGTCGAATGGCTCGAGGTAAAGTTGAACCCCGAAGTGCCAGAGATGGGCACGACAAAGGTCCCCTTTTCTCGCGAGGTGTATATCGAGCAAGAAGATTTCATGGAGGTTCCACCACCGAAATACCATCGACTCTACCCTGGCAATGAAGTGCGTCTGAAAGATGCCTACTTTGTGACCTGTAACGAGGTCATCAAAGATGAGCAGGGAAACGTTGTTGAGTTACACTGTACGTATGACCCGGAAACCAAGAGCGGTAGTGGATTCAATGGTCGCAAAGTCAAAGGCACCATTCACTGGGTCTCGTGCGAAAGTGCTATACCAGCCGAGATTCGACTCTACGAACCACTGCTGAAAGAGGATGCGGACGATGATGCAGCGTTTGAAGACAGGATGAACCCAGACTCGCTGCAAATCGCGCACGGCTACATCGGCGTGGACCTAAAGGATGCACAGCCGCAAGATAAATTCCAATTTATACGCCAAGGGTTTTTTAATGTCGACCCGAAGGACACGACGCCAAATCATAAGGTATTCAATCTGATTGTTTCGCTGAAAAGTTCGTTCAAGATTGAACAACCAAAGCTGTAA